From Sceloporus undulatus isolate JIND9_A2432 ecotype Alabama chromosome 6, SceUnd_v1.1, whole genome shotgun sequence, one genomic window encodes:
- the NMT2 gene encoding glycylpeptide N-tetradecanoyltransferase 2 isoform X2 — MRRRPSTPREVQEETWERKRRKRNRSEKRKNQTPEVPNQTPHLTPRRLKFSNLQKIQPFQCRNCKIFKEPWNYSQHARDQQRTLMRQPNVNTSFGIHSLYQNLLKELYMLLNENYVEDDDNMFRFDYSPEFLLWALRPPGWLPQWHCGVRVSSNRKLVGFISAIPAHIRIYESEKKMVEINFLCVHKKLRSKRVAPVLIREITRRVNLEGIFQAVYTAGVVLPKPVATCRYWHRSLNPRKLVEVKFSHLSRNMTLQRTMKLYRLPDATKTSGLRPMERKDIKAVQELINNYLKQFHLAPVMDEEEVAHWFLPQDHIIDTFVVESSNGILTDLLSFYTLPSTVMHHPVHKSLKAAYSFYNVHTETPLLDLMNDALIIAKLKGFDVFNALDLMENKTFLEKLKFGIGDGNLQYYLYNWRCPGMDSEKVGLVLQ, encoded by the exons AAGTCCAGGAGGAGACGTGGGAgcgaaaaagaagaaaaagaaacagaagcgaAAAAAGGAAAAACCAAACTCCGGAGGTACCAAATCAGACTCCGCATCTGACTCCCAGGAGATTAAAATTCAGCAACCTTCAAAA AATCCAGCCATTCCAATGCAGAAACTGCAAGATATTCAAAGAGCCATGGAACTACTCTCAGCATGCCAGGGACCAGCAAAGAACATTGATGAGGCAACCAAACGTAAATACCAGTTTTGGGATACACAGCCTGTACCAAAACTTA ctaAAGGAATTATACATGCTGCTAAATGAAAACTATGTAGAAGATGATGATAATATGTTTAGATTTGACTATTCCCCGGAATTTCTCTTGTG GGCCCTGCGGCCTCCAGGCTGGCTTCCACAATGGCACTGTGGAGTCAGGGTATCATCCAATAGAAAGTTGGTGGGGTTCATAAGTGCCATTCCTGCACACATTCGGATTTATGAGAG TGAGAAGAAAATGGTAGAAATTAATTTTCTGTGTGTCCATAAAAAACTGAGATCTAAACGAGTAGCACCAGTCCTGATTCGTGAAATAACTAGGAGAGTCAACTTGGAAGGAATTTTTCAGGCAGTTTACACTGCAGGCGTTGTACTTCCAAAGCCTGTAGCAACTTGCAG GTATTGGCATCGATCATTGAATCCTAGAAAATTGGTAGAGGTGAAATTTTCTCATTTGAGTAGAAATATGACTCTACAGAGAACAATGAAACTCTACAGACTTCCTGAT GCCACAAAAACGTCAGGTTTGAGACCTATGGAACGCAAAGATATAAAAGCAGTGCaagaattaattaataattacttGAAGCAATTTCATCTTGCTCCTGTTATGGATGAAGAAGAAGTGGCCCACTGGTTCCTGCCTCAGGATCATATTATTGACACATTTGTTGTAGAG AGTTCTAATGGTATTTTAACTGATTTGTTGAGTTTCTATACATTACCTTCAACCGTCATGCATCATCCTGTTCATAAAAGCCTCAAAGCTGCCTATTCCTTCTACAATGTTCATACAGAAACACCTCTTCTGGATCTTATGAATGATGCACTTATTATAGCAAAGCTG AAAGGATTTGATGTGTTCAATGCACTAGACttgatggaaaataaaacattccTGGAAAAACTGAAATTTGGTATTGGAGATGGCAACTTGCAATATTACTTGTATAACTGGAGGTGTCCGGGCATGGATTCTGAAAAG GTTGGTCTTGTACTACAATAA
- the NMT2 gene encoding glycylpeptide N-tetradecanoyltransferase 2 isoform X1 translates to MAEDSESAASQQSLELDDQDTCGIDGDNEEETEHSKGSPGGDVGAKKKKKKQKRKKEKPNSGGTKSDSASDSQEIKIQQPSKNPAIPMQKLQDIQRAMELLSACQGPAKNIDEATKRKYQFWDTQPVPKLSEVITSHGAIEPDKDNIRLEPYSLPQGFTWDTLDLSNAEVLKELYMLLNENYVEDDDNMFRFDYSPEFLLWALRPPGWLPQWHCGVRVSSNRKLVGFISAIPAHIRIYESEKKMVEINFLCVHKKLRSKRVAPVLIREITRRVNLEGIFQAVYTAGVVLPKPVATCRYWHRSLNPRKLVEVKFSHLSRNMTLQRTMKLYRLPDATKTSGLRPMERKDIKAVQELINNYLKQFHLAPVMDEEEVAHWFLPQDHIIDTFVVESSNGILTDLLSFYTLPSTVMHHPVHKSLKAAYSFYNVHTETPLLDLMNDALIIAKLKGFDVFNALDLMENKTFLEKLKFGIGDGNLQYYLYNWRCPGMDSEKVGLVLQ, encoded by the exons AAGTCCAGGAGGAGACGTGGGAgcgaaaaagaagaaaaagaaacagaagcgaAAAAAGGAAAAACCAAACTCCGGAGGTACCAAATCAGACTCCGCATCTGACTCCCAGGAGATTAAAATTCAGCAACCTTCAAAA AATCCAGCCATTCCAATGCAGAAACTGCAAGATATTCAAAGAGCCATGGAACTACTCTCAGCATGCCAGGGACCAGCAAAGAACATTGATGAGGCAACCAAACGTAAATACCAGTTTTGGGATACACAGCCTGTACCAAAACTTA GTGAAGTTATAACATCTCATGGTGCAATTGAACCAGATAAAGACAACATCCGTCTAGAGCCATATTCATTACCACAGGGTTTTACGTGGGACACTTTGGATCTGAGCAATGCCGAAGTT ctaAAGGAATTATACATGCTGCTAAATGAAAACTATGTAGAAGATGATGATAATATGTTTAGATTTGACTATTCCCCGGAATTTCTCTTGTG GGCCCTGCGGCCTCCAGGCTGGCTTCCACAATGGCACTGTGGAGTCAGGGTATCATCCAATAGAAAGTTGGTGGGGTTCATAAGTGCCATTCCTGCACACATTCGGATTTATGAGAG TGAGAAGAAAATGGTAGAAATTAATTTTCTGTGTGTCCATAAAAAACTGAGATCTAAACGAGTAGCACCAGTCCTGATTCGTGAAATAACTAGGAGAGTCAACTTGGAAGGAATTTTTCAGGCAGTTTACACTGCAGGCGTTGTACTTCCAAAGCCTGTAGCAACTTGCAG GTATTGGCATCGATCATTGAATCCTAGAAAATTGGTAGAGGTGAAATTTTCTCATTTGAGTAGAAATATGACTCTACAGAGAACAATGAAACTCTACAGACTTCCTGAT GCCACAAAAACGTCAGGTTTGAGACCTATGGAACGCAAAGATATAAAAGCAGTGCaagaattaattaataattacttGAAGCAATTTCATCTTGCTCCTGTTATGGATGAAGAAGAAGTGGCCCACTGGTTCCTGCCTCAGGATCATATTATTGACACATTTGTTGTAGAG AGTTCTAATGGTATTTTAACTGATTTGTTGAGTTTCTATACATTACCTTCAACCGTCATGCATCATCCTGTTCATAAAAGCCTCAAAGCTGCCTATTCCTTCTACAATGTTCATACAGAAACACCTCTTCTGGATCTTATGAATGATGCACTTATTATAGCAAAGCTG AAAGGATTTGATGTGTTCAATGCACTAGACttgatggaaaataaaacattccTGGAAAAACTGAAATTTGGTATTGGAGATGGCAACTTGCAATATTACTTGTATAACTGGAGGTGTCCGGGCATGGATTCTGAAAAG GTTGGTCTTGTACTACAATAA